The following proteins are co-located in the Thermoplasmata archaeon genome:
- a CDS encoding TldD/PmbA family protein, with protein sequence MSARAPDAEIAFRVADRLGKLDGAWDVYGERARRFDVHLNGPSVELARGPIVLEGYSIRLMRARAGRLGTASQASTDATEAGVRRAIESVQTAVALSDFPASSVELPASNGSAPLPDIADPTLWNDPTRALEEYIAALLHAFERERGVVPSFGAIGVTLTEVSVANSSGLEISYPHTLVDVELGVKAYAGPEGPVPGEYWVLQQARRLEIDRLPSRVPDWSRYARDARAAVLPPTGATSVVIPPSVLDDILPAALAVPFSGVGRLNGIAPEIGEAVGATPLELADDPTVPWAVGSAPVDDEGTTAGRHSLVTEGKVASLLYDVRHGAALGARSTGSGWRRAETQPFPWARFTEPPSPEPSTLVIPPGTGGTDNELCETAGDGVWLVQIGYPSGEPSTSAFGGEIRMGYRIRHGKLAEPVRGGTVGGRILAGPGDPSVFRDLASIGSQPRLRGRILAPALLVKPMELSGEGAGAATAAK encoded by the coding sequence ATGAGCGCCCGCGCGCCCGACGCCGAGATCGCGTTCCGGGTCGCCGACCGGCTGGGCAAGCTCGACGGGGCCTGGGACGTCTACGGCGAGCGGGCGCGCCGGTTCGACGTGCACCTGAACGGCCCGTCGGTCGAGCTCGCTCGTGGGCCGATCGTGCTGGAAGGGTACTCGATCCGACTCATGCGCGCGCGTGCCGGCCGCCTCGGGACCGCCTCCCAGGCCTCCACCGACGCGACGGAGGCCGGCGTCCGCCGCGCGATCGAGTCGGTCCAGACTGCGGTCGCGCTCAGCGATTTCCCCGCGAGCAGCGTCGAGCTGCCGGCGAGCAACGGATCGGCCCCCCTGCCGGACATCGCGGACCCCACGCTGTGGAACGATCCGACGCGCGCGCTGGAGGAGTACATTGCGGCCCTCCTTCACGCGTTCGAGCGGGAGCGCGGGGTCGTGCCCAGCTTCGGTGCGATCGGGGTCACGCTCACCGAGGTGAGCGTGGCGAACTCCTCGGGACTGGAGATCAGCTACCCCCACACGCTGGTCGACGTCGAGCTCGGTGTGAAGGCCTACGCCGGACCCGAGGGCCCGGTGCCCGGCGAGTACTGGGTCCTGCAGCAGGCGCGACGTCTCGAGATCGATCGCCTGCCCTCACGGGTCCCGGACTGGTCCCGGTACGCGCGCGACGCTCGCGCCGCGGTCCTCCCTCCGACCGGCGCGACGTCCGTGGTGATCCCGCCCAGCGTCCTGGACGACATCCTGCCGGCCGCGCTCGCCGTCCCCTTCAGCGGCGTGGGACGGCTCAACGGGATCGCCCCGGAGATCGGCGAGGCCGTCGGCGCCACGCCGCTCGAGCTCGCCGACGACCCGACCGTTCCCTGGGCGGTCGGCTCGGCGCCGGTCGACGACGAGGGCACGACCGCGGGCCGACATTCGCTGGTCACCGAGGGAAAGGTCGCCTCGCTGCTCTACGACGTCCGGCACGGAGCGGCGCTGGGCGCGCGCTCGACGGGCAGCGGCTGGCGGCGCGCCGAGACGCAACCGTTTCCGTGGGCGCGCTTCACCGAGCCCCCGAGCCCCGAGCCCAGTACGCTCGTCATCCCGCCGGGGACCGGCGGCACCGACAACGAGCTGTGCGAGACGGCGGGGGACGGCGTCTGGCTCGTGCAGATCGGCTACCCCTCCGGAGAGCCCTCGACCTCGGCGTTCGGCGGCGAGATCCGGATGGGCTATCGGATCCGTCACGGGAAGCTCGCCGAGCCGGTCCGCGGAGGGACGGTCGGTGGGCGGATCCTGGCGGGTCCGGGAGACCCGTCGGTCTTCCGGGACCTGGCCAGCATCGGGTCACAGCCGCGGCTGCGAGGTCGGATCCTCGCCCCGGCGCTGCTCGTGAAACCCATGGAGCTGTCCGGCGAGGGTGCCGGGGCGGCTACGGCCGCGAAGTGA
- a CDS encoding PF20097 family protein, producing MAERTCATCGAVLEPGYVTSSNGSGLFWAHDHPASRPRPTGLEVLAPTGFGGTYSASLPALRCPQCKTILIELTSRP from the coding sequence ATGGCCGAGCGGACGTGCGCCACCTGCGGGGCCGTTCTCGAGCCCGGATACGTCACGAGCTCCAACGGCTCCGGTCTGTTCTGGGCGCACGATCACCCGGCTTCCCGCCCGCGGCCGACCGGGCTCGAGGTCCTCGCCCCTACGGGCTTCGGAGGCACCTACTCGGCGAGCCTGCCGGCCCTGCGCTGCCCGCAGTGCAAGACGATCCTGATCGAGCTCACTTCGCGGCCGTAG
- a CDS encoding VOC family protein, translating to MPPKTPPRDFGMVGFDHVDLKVRNRDKLRRFFVEQLGMDVIGEGTDHTYLLFGDQVLGLHDLGKGETATSVDHLAFRVSEWTGLRNRVARSRVVITGEKERNDSRSLYLRGPDGLRLELVWRPDPQVHACDHPAPPAAPPMDDED from the coding sequence GTGCCCCCGAAGACTCCGCCCCGGGATTTTGGCATGGTCGGCTTCGACCACGTCGACCTCAAGGTGAGGAACCGGGACAAGCTGCGCCGCTTCTTCGTCGAACAGCTCGGGATGGACGTGATCGGCGAGGGTACCGATCACACCTACCTTCTGTTCGGGGACCAGGTGCTCGGCTTGCACGATCTCGGCAAGGGGGAGACGGCGACCTCGGTCGACCACCTCGCCTTCCGCGTCAGCGAGTGGACCGGCTTGCGGAACCGCGTGGCCCGCTCCCGGGTGGTCATCACGGGCGAGAAGGAGCGCAACGACTCGCGCTCGCTGTACCTGCGGGGTCCCGACGGTCTTCGGCTCGAGCTCGTCTGGCGACCCGACCCCCAGGTGCACGCCTGCGATCACCCGGCGCCGCCGGCGGCGCCGCCGATGGACGACGAGGACTGA
- a CDS encoding TldD/PmbA family protein, which translates to MAGLIDHEPELLALVRRVGRRTSFAEVYAEQHTGEDIMRSTRWLRVVRSPGLSGFAVRAWAGVRWVEAAGSDFEASSISQSAEAVERRLSAAGKIGDPPGISSSLTGRFETRPARLLSDEGTEALTQRTDELLAPMRDRPGIRVATVSLGWEDHERLYLNSAGAHCWSRITRSGGSALAVASEAGRTQVDRRHVGAAGGREITDPFDEQVTATVADGARAMLAAKAPPTGLMNVILDPGATATFSHESLGHGAEADQFVRNRSYLRPLLGQMIAPEFVTLVDDGTVPGGWGSLPFDDEGNPGQRTVLIDRGKFVGALHDRSTAAALGARPTGNTRRATFAHRAYVRMTNSFLEAGDRELDDLVAEAGDGVLLENWFSGVEDPAGGQMQIKVLKGHRIEHGRLTDLLGAMALSRPVLDFLKEIRGIAKRELFEWTPGTCGKGRTEFLPVGDGGSYVLSRGVIGPT; encoded by the coding sequence TTGGCCGGGCTGATCGATCACGAACCGGAGCTGCTGGCGCTCGTCCGACGCGTCGGCCGACGCACCTCCTTCGCGGAGGTGTATGCGGAGCAGCACACCGGCGAGGACATCATGCGAAGCACTCGGTGGCTTCGGGTCGTCCGCTCTCCGGGCCTCTCCGGATTCGCCGTACGAGCCTGGGCCGGCGTACGGTGGGTCGAGGCCGCCGGCTCCGACTTCGAAGCGAGTTCGATCTCCCAATCCGCGGAGGCGGTCGAGCGACGGCTCTCCGCCGCCGGGAAGATCGGCGATCCACCGGGGATCTCGTCGTCGCTCACCGGGCGCTTCGAGACGCGTCCCGCGCGCCTCCTGTCGGACGAGGGGACCGAGGCCCTGACCCAGCGGACGGACGAGCTGCTCGCGCCCATGCGCGATCGCCCGGGGATACGGGTGGCGACGGTCTCGCTGGGCTGGGAGGACCACGAGCGCCTGTACCTCAATTCGGCCGGCGCGCACTGCTGGTCCCGGATCACGCGGTCCGGAGGCTCGGCGCTCGCCGTCGCCTCCGAGGCCGGACGAACCCAGGTTGACCGGCGTCACGTCGGGGCCGCGGGCGGGCGGGAGATCACGGACCCGTTCGATGAGCAGGTCACCGCTACGGTCGCGGACGGAGCGCGCGCGATGCTGGCGGCGAAAGCCCCGCCCACCGGCCTGATGAATGTCATCCTCGACCCCGGTGCGACCGCAACGTTCAGCCACGAGTCGCTGGGCCATGGCGCCGAGGCCGACCAGTTCGTTCGCAACCGGTCGTATCTGCGACCGCTGCTCGGGCAGATGATCGCACCGGAGTTCGTCACGCTAGTGGACGATGGCACGGTGCCCGGGGGATGGGGGTCGCTACCGTTCGACGACGAGGGGAACCCGGGCCAGCGGACGGTCCTGATCGATCGGGGAAAGTTCGTGGGCGCGCTGCACGACCGGAGCACCGCCGCCGCCCTGGGCGCCCGCCCCACGGGCAACACGCGGCGTGCGACGTTCGCCCACCGCGCCTATGTGCGAATGACCAACTCGTTCCTGGAGGCCGGCGACCGGGAGCTCGACGACCTCGTCGCCGAGGCCGGCGACGGCGTCCTGCTCGAGAACTGGTTCAGCGGGGTCGAGGACCCTGCCGGCGGCCAGATGCAGATCAAGGTGCTCAAGGGCCACCGGATCGAGCACGGCCGACTGACCGACCTCCTGGGCGCGATGGCGCTGTCCCGTCCGGTCCTCGACTTCCTCAAGGAGATCCGCGGGATCGCGAAGCGCGAGCTGTTCGAGTGGACTCCGGGGACCTGCGGCAAGGGCCGGACCGAGTTCCTGCCGGTCGGGGACGGCGGGTCCTACGTGCTCTCGCGAGGGGTGATCGGACCCACATGA